Proteins encoded in a region of the Photobacterium profundum SS9 genome:
- the fliS gene encoding flagellar export chaperone FliS, whose protein sequence is MRGSLQAYKRVSVDSQLTSASPHRVIQMLMAGAIERLIQGKASMEQGNIAVKGERLGKALDIIISLRSCLSMEDGGDIATNLDALYDFMIHQIYKANQENISEPIDDVIDMLREIKSAWEQIPTEFHNITQLER, encoded by the coding sequence ATGAGAGGATCTCTACAGGCTTACAAACGAGTCTCTGTTGATAGTCAGCTAACATCAGCATCACCACACCGTGTGATCCAGATGTTAATGGCAGGCGCAATCGAACGCCTTATTCAGGGCAAAGCGTCAATGGAGCAAGGTAACATTGCTGTTAAAGGCGAACGTTTAGGGAAAGCGCTAGACATTATTATTAGTTTGCGCAGTTGTTTATCGATGGAAGATGGCGGTGATATCGCAACTAATCTTGATGCGCTATACGATTTTATGATCCATCAAATCTATAAGGCAAACCAAGAAAACATCTCTGAGCCAATTGATGACGTCATTGATATGTTGCGTGAGATTAAATCAGCTTGGGAGCAAATTCCGACTGAATTTCACAACATTACTCAGCTTGAAAGGTAG
- a CDS encoding sigma-54-dependent transcriptional regulator gives MNQSRVLVVEDDKGLREALVDTLALAGYQWLEADSAEKALLILKSEPVDIVVSDVQMAGMDGLGLLRNIKKNWPKTPVLLMTAYANIEDAVSAMKEGAIDYMAKPFAPEVLLNMVSRYAPTRSASSQAIVADEKSLKLLALAEKVAKTDANVMVLGPSGSGKEVMSRYIHDHSTRSDGPFVAINCAAIPDNMLEATLFGYEKGAFTGAIQACPGKFEQAQGGTILLDEISEMDMSLQAKLLRVLQEREVERLGSRKSIKLNVRVLATSNRDLKQYVAQGHFREDLYYRLNVFPLVWPALSERIGDIIPLARFFVERHCMNQGLPVLVISASAEAKLQQYDWPGNVRELDNVIQRALILCDSRSIESEHILLEGLDWLDAISLQNAVESELNTGSKPVVPDIEPLQTVSARDGLGSELREQEFIIIIETIKACEGRRKDVAEQLGISPRTLRYKLAKMRDAGIEIPL, from the coding sequence ATGAATCAAAGCCGCGTATTAGTTGTCGAGGATGACAAAGGTCTTCGTGAAGCATTAGTTGATACATTAGCATTAGCGGGTTACCAATGGTTAGAAGCTGATAGTGCTGAGAAAGCATTGCTTATTTTAAAATCAGAACCCGTTGACATTGTGGTTTCGGATGTACAAATGGCAGGCATGGATGGATTAGGCTTATTGCGTAATATTAAGAAAAACTGGCCTAAAACCCCGGTTTTGTTGATGACTGCTTACGCGAATATTGAAGATGCCGTCTCTGCCATGAAAGAAGGGGCTATTGATTACATGGCGAAGCCGTTTGCACCTGAAGTATTACTTAATATGGTGAGTCGTTATGCTCCTACTCGCAGTGCCTCAAGCCAAGCTATTGTTGCTGATGAAAAAAGTCTAAAATTACTCGCTTTAGCCGAAAAAGTCGCCAAAACAGATGCCAATGTCATGGTGCTTGGGCCTAGTGGTTCAGGTAAAGAAGTCATGTCACGGTATATTCATGATCACTCTACCCGTAGTGATGGGCCTTTTGTTGCCATTAACTGTGCGGCAATTCCAGATAACATGCTGGAAGCAACATTATTTGGTTATGAAAAAGGGGCATTTACGGGGGCCATTCAAGCTTGTCCGGGTAAGTTTGAACAAGCACAAGGTGGGACAATTTTACTGGATGAAATCAGTGAAATGGATATGAGCTTACAAGCCAAATTATTACGCGTATTACAAGAGCGGGAAGTTGAACGTTTAGGCAGCCGAAAAAGCATTAAGCTGAATGTTCGAGTACTTGCAACCAGTAATCGCGATCTCAAGCAATACGTTGCACAGGGGCATTTCCGAGAAGATCTGTATTACCGTTTAAATGTATTCCCATTAGTGTGGCCTGCATTGTCTGAGCGTATAGGTGACATAATCCCGTTAGCCCGCTTTTTTGTAGAACGCCATTGCATGAACCAAGGTTTACCGGTGTTGGTAATTAGCGCGAGTGCAGAAGCAAAACTACAGCAATATGATTGGCCGGGTAATGTAAGAGAGCTTGATAATGTTATTCAACGCGCACTGATTTTATGTGATAGCCGTAGCATTGAAAGTGAGCACATTTTGCTTGAAGGGCTAGATTGGCTAGATGCTATTAGTTTACAAAATGCCGTTGAGTCAGAATTAAATACAGGCAGTAAACCTGTTGTTCCCGACATTGAACCGTTACAAACTGTGTCTGCACGTGATGGACTTGGCAGTGAGTTACGCGAACAAGAATTTATTATTATTATCGAAACCATAAAAGCATGTGAAGGCCGTCGAAAAGACGTTGCTGAACAGCTAGGAATCAGCCCGCGAACACTGCGCTATAAATTAGCCAAAATGCGCGATGCCGGAATAGAGATCCCACTCTGA
- a CDS encoding sensor histidine kinase: MDEMESPLGTLSQQVSRYKQVLEVMPSGMILLDPMGCVCEANPEAHRLLGAPLEGERWFAVIQRAFAPQDDDGHEVSLRSGRKVKLAISASDAGQLIFITDMTETRLLQSRISEMQRLSSLGKMVASLAHQVRTPLSSAMLYAANLSSPNLNPQTRDRFQTKLVDRLHDLEKQVNDMLLFAKGGDNKVISRFSIESLLNELESMVEAQVLTNKVDFSIDCDDESVMILGNENALASALSNLITNAIQVSEYVETSCKIAITCEVQGDNIRLSVFDNGPGIAPDMQAKILEPFYTTRQQGTGLGLAVVQMVANAHDGKLSLISELGQGACFSITMPLAQEQMPLAQDQMPLATEASTEAVKLASQ, translated from the coding sequence ATGGACGAGATGGAATCCCCGCTGGGAACGCTGAGCCAACAAGTCAGTCGTTATAAACAAGTATTGGAAGTTATGCCTTCAGGTATGATTTTGCTTGATCCTATGGGCTGTGTCTGCGAAGCCAATCCTGAGGCACACCGTTTACTCGGGGCACCGTTAGAAGGAGAGCGATGGTTTGCGGTTATTCAGCGTGCTTTTGCGCCGCAAGACGACGATGGACATGAGGTATCATTGCGCAGTGGGCGTAAAGTAAAGCTAGCTATTTCTGCTTCTGATGCTGGGCAATTGATTTTTATCACCGATATGACAGAAACCCGTCTTTTGCAATCACGTATCAGTGAAATGCAACGTTTATCATCGTTAGGTAAAATGGTTGCGTCATTAGCGCATCAAGTTAGAACCCCATTATCTAGCGCCATGTTATATGCCGCTAACTTATCTAGCCCGAATTTAAACCCTCAAACACGCGATCGTTTTCAAACCAAGTTGGTTGACCGATTGCATGATTTGGAAAAACAAGTCAATGATATGTTGTTGTTCGCCAAAGGTGGTGATAACAAAGTTATAAGCCGCTTTAGCATCGAAAGTTTACTCAATGAATTAGAAAGCATGGTCGAAGCGCAAGTTCTGACAAATAAGGTTGATTTTAGCATTGATTGTGATGATGAAAGCGTGATGATCTTAGGCAACGAAAATGCACTGGCTAGTGCATTAAGTAATTTGATTACAAATGCGATTCAAGTGTCAGAGTATGTTGAGACAAGCTGTAAAATTGCAATCACTTGTGAAGTACAAGGTGACAATATACGTTTATCTGTTTTCGATAATGGTCCCGGTATTGCGCCAGATATGCAGGCCAAAATTTTAGAACCCTTTTATACCACACGACAACAAGGTACAGGGCTTGGCCTCGCAGTTGTTCAAATGGTCGCGAATGCGCATGACGGTAAACTGTCATTGATATCAGAACTAGGGCAGGGCGCTTGCTTTAGTATCACTATGCCTTTAGCGCAAGAACAAATGCCTTTAGCACAAGATCAAATGCCGTTAGCGACAGAAGCGAGTACTGAAGCCGTAAAGCTAGCATCACAATGA
- the fliE gene encoding flagellar hook-basal body complex protein FliE, which produces MNVNGLQAEMQAMGLEAQNTSRPATGQQVSADFGALFNDAVKSVNQLQSQSSDLSTRFDQGDHSVSLSDVMIARNKSSVAFEATVQVRNKMVEAYKQLMNMPV; this is translated from the coding sequence ATGAACGTCAATGGACTACAAGCAGAGATGCAAGCGATGGGCTTGGAGGCTCAAAATACTTCTCGTCCAGCAACTGGGCAGCAAGTCAGTGCCGATTTTGGTGCTTTGTTTAACGATGCGGTTAAATCTGTGAATCAGTTACAAAGTCAATCGAGCGATTTAAGTACCCGTTTTGATCAAGGCGATCACAGTGTATCGTTATCTGATGTCATGATTGCCCGTAATAAGTCGAGCGTGGCTTTTGAAGCGACGGTACAGGTACGCAACAAGATGGTTGAAGCGTACAAACAATTAATGAATATGCCCGTATAA
- a CDS encoding flagellar rod protein FlaI has protein sequence MHRLNELDNQLESLLAVNSDVASDLLQGLLQQREQLLQQLMAAPECLNKAEWQTAVERTTSILARIRHHRDNSAGQLQRFQRGQRSMQAYNKFR, from the coding sequence ATGCACCGTTTGAATGAATTAGATAACCAGCTAGAGTCGCTACTTGCGGTCAATAGTGATGTAGCCTCTGATTTATTGCAAGGTTTGCTGCAACAGCGTGAACAGCTTCTTCAACAGTTAATGGCTGCGCCTGAATGCTTGAATAAAGCAGAATGGCAAACAGCCGTTGAACGTACAACAAGTATACTTGCTCGAATTCGTCACCATAGAGATAACTCGGCAGGTCAATTACAACGGTTTCAGCGCGGGCAGCGCTCGATGCAGGCTTATAATAAATTTCGGTAA
- the fliD gene encoding flagellar filament capping protein FliD — MNIGAAGTASGLDINSMVKSIVDAERTPKESRINQQRDQVDVSLSAYGKLKGSLDTMKNLMADFRRNDVMSARSVSIDNDEVLAANVSSEAIPGKYTVNVQQLAQSHKIVSSSFDEKEKIGAGKLSMALGGKPFTVDIPADESKILDVVRLINRAPDNPGVMASVIKDDNGARLVLASDKTGEQNSIKVNIDAPAFSTLQKFGFNINNDANSMREMQPAVDSRVLIDGLASVTSSTNSIEDAINGVDIDLKKLTDGVETPDVVVNVGYDRNQVGGSIEQFVNAYNQFFDVSQELGRFDPESKEKGPLVGDSIIRSITNQLRGAFANPVEGAPESIQTLSELGITTTMGGRLEVDYDIFDKQLDQNFNDVGEFFGDQNGFARRIEDLIHSYTGITGSIKGRENSLNDQVMRLNTDQTNLDRRMEGVKQRTHDQFVAMDAAMGQMKGQLSSMMSMMPQF, encoded by the coding sequence ATGAATATAGGCGCAGCGGGTACCGCTTCCGGTCTTGATATTAACAGCATGGTAAAAAGCATTGTCGATGCTGAACGAACACCCAAAGAATCGCGTATTAATCAACAACGTGATCAGGTTGATGTGAGCTTAAGTGCTTACGGAAAACTAAAAGGCTCGTTAGATACCATGAAAAATTTGATGGCAGATTTTCGTCGTAATGACGTGATGTCTGCACGCAGCGTATCGATTGACAACGATGAGGTTTTGGCTGCCAACGTTTCTTCTGAAGCTATTCCTGGTAAATACACCGTTAATGTTCAGCAGCTTGCTCAATCTCATAAAATTGTCTCCAGTTCTTTTGATGAAAAAGAGAAAATAGGAGCGGGTAAATTATCAATGGCGTTAGGCGGCAAGCCGTTTACCGTTGATATTCCAGCAGATGAAAGCAAAATTCTTGATGTTGTTCGGCTGATTAACCGAGCACCAGACAACCCCGGTGTTATGGCCTCTGTTATCAAAGATGATAATGGCGCTCGCCTTGTGCTGGCTTCAGATAAAACCGGTGAGCAAAACAGTATTAAAGTAAACATTGATGCACCTGCATTCAGCACATTGCAAAAATTTGGTTTTAACATTAATAACGATGCTAACTCGATGAGGGAAATGCAGCCTGCTGTAGATTCACGAGTGTTAATTGATGGTCTAGCATCTGTAACCAGCAGCACGAACAGCATTGAAGATGCGATTAATGGTGTTGATATTGATCTTAAAAAGCTGACTGATGGCGTCGAGACGCCTGATGTTGTGGTCAATGTGGGCTACGATCGCAATCAAGTTGGCGGTTCGATAGAACAGTTCGTCAATGCTTATAATCAGTTCTTCGATGTAAGCCAGGAATTAGGGCGATTTGATCCAGAATCAAAAGAAAAAGGCCCATTAGTGGGCGACAGTATTATTCGCTCTATTACGAATCAACTTCGAGGAGCATTCGCTAACCCTGTTGAAGGTGCTCCAGAATCCATTCAAACGCTGAGTGAACTGGGTATTACAACGACTATGGGGGGGCGCTTAGAAGTCGATTACGACATATTCGATAAGCAACTTGATCAGAACTTTAATGATGTGGGTGAATTCTTTGGTGATCAAAATGGCTTTGCTCGCCGCATTGAAGATTTGATCCACTCTTATACTGGCATCACTGGCAGTATTAAAGGCCGTGAAAATAGCTTGAATGATCAAGTGATGCGATTGAATACAGATCAAACGAATTTAGATCGTCGTATGGAGGGCGTAAAGCAACGTACGCACGATCAATTTGTCGCGATGGATGCAGCCATGGGGCAAATGAAAGGGCAGTTAAGCTCGATGATGAGCATGATGCCACAGTTTTAA
- a CDS encoding sigma-54 dependent transcriptional regulator, which produces MQGLAKTLVIDDDLQHRHDLSIILNFVGEQHEAVSTNEVDSSLLEKAWGACLLGKINSGKSLNKILDFLSIHHHIPVIALSNHDHELAGLSNYVGELSLPLNYSQLTDALRHCQEFLGKQTLHVPQLGRKNTLFRSMVGRSDSISQVRRLIEQVASTDASVLILGESGTGKEVVARNIHYHSSRGKGPFVPVNCGAIPPDLLESELFGHEKGAFTGAISSRKGRFELADGGTLFLDEIGDMPMSMQVKLLRVLQERSFERVGGNNTIKVNVRIVAATHRNLDEMIAANTFREDLYYRLNVFPIEMPALRERVEDIPLLLQELLARMEAEGAKLIHFTPRAITSLMEHEWAGNVRELANLVERLIILYPGEMVDVNHLPMKYRYSHIPDFQPEDNFLSTEEQEQSALADMFASTYVEEEDPAGLNDLPPEGLNLKEMLAELEVEMIRQALEAQAGVVSRAADMLGMRRTTLVEKMRKYGLSKEDIR; this is translated from the coding sequence ATGCAAGGTTTAGCAAAGACCCTCGTTATTGATGACGATCTGCAGCATCGTCATGACTTAAGTATCATTCTTAATTTTGTTGGTGAACAGCATGAAGCCGTTTCAACAAATGAAGTTGATAGCTCTCTTTTGGAGAAGGCTTGGGGCGCCTGTCTGTTGGGGAAAATAAACTCCGGTAAATCATTGAATAAAATTCTCGATTTTTTAAGCATTCATCATCATATTCCAGTGATTGCACTATCAAACCATGATCATGAATTAGCGGGTTTATCTAATTATGTGGGGGAGTTATCACTGCCACTTAATTACAGCCAGTTAACTGATGCGCTTCGTCATTGTCAGGAATTTCTTGGCAAACAGACATTGCATGTTCCACAGTTAGGAAGAAAAAATACATTATTCCGAAGTATGGTGGGTCGCAGTGATAGCATTAGTCAGGTTCGACGATTAATTGAGCAAGTAGCATCAACTGATGCGAGTGTGTTGATTCTTGGTGAGTCGGGCACTGGTAAAGAGGTTGTCGCACGTAATATTCATTACCACTCTTCACGTGGTAAAGGGCCTTTTGTGCCAGTTAACTGCGGTGCAATTCCTCCTGATTTATTAGAAAGTGAGCTTTTTGGTCACGAGAAGGGCGCATTTACGGGCGCTATTTCATCCCGTAAAGGGCGTTTTGAATTAGCTGATGGTGGCACATTATTTCTTGATGAGATCGGCGATATGCCGATGTCAATGCAAGTTAAATTATTACGCGTTTTACAAGAACGTAGTTTTGAGCGTGTTGGTGGGAATAATACAATCAAAGTCAATGTGCGTATTGTTGCGGCAACGCATCGTAACCTTGATGAAATGATAGCTGCTAATACATTCCGCGAAGATCTTTACTATCGCCTGAATGTGTTCCCAATCGAAATGCCAGCATTGCGTGAACGTGTTGAAGACATTCCATTATTGCTTCAAGAATTATTAGCAAGAATGGAAGCTGAAGGAGCGAAACTTATTCATTTCACTCCTCGTGCGATTACATCGCTGATGGAGCATGAGTGGGCGGGCAATGTTCGTGAATTAGCCAATTTGGTTGAGCGCTTAATTATTCTTTATCCTGGTGAAATGGTTGATGTGAACCATTTACCAATGAAATATCGCTATAGCCACATTCCTGATTTTCAACCGGAAGACAACTTCTTATCAACAGAAGAGCAAGAACAATCTGCATTGGCTGATATGTTTGCCTCTACGTATGTTGAAGAAGAGGATCCGGCGGGTTTGAATGATTTACCACCTGAAGGCTTAAATCTAAAAGAGATGTTAGCCGAGCTAGAAGTGGAAATGATTCGTCAAGCATTAGAAGCTCAAGCGGGGGTGGTTTCTCGTGCCGCTGATATGCTGGGCATGCGTCGTACTACCTTGGTTGAAAAAATGCGGAAATACGGATTGAGCAAAGAAGACATTCGTTAA
- a CDS encoding IS4-like element ISPpr2 family transposase produces the protein MKATEILYQDLRSYYPQIHSSRLKTLCTFIESGIKDQRVSVTYLGRGLESGSVTTKKHDIKRADRLIGNAHLHCERHDYYEYMTEQLIGREKHPIILIDWSPINGQEIYQLLRASIPMRRGLVLYEKTFHESELNTEKAHQSFLDELEQVLPEGCQPVITTDAIYRSPWFKAVELKGWYWIGRVRGQVSLSQDKETWYTSYQWFKAAKVNKAEHLGVLYYGKVAKFKCEGVLFKRNKKGRSAKKKRGGVSQRTTDKTHEKDANEAWLLVFKLPPRYKNNANIAVSLYRQRMQIEENFRDTKNGKLGISLEYANSESVERFDNLLLIAGLILFIIWCVGRAAVMKKIHYSLQANSLKYRAVLSTIYIGREVVKDGRYTITIDEYVYVLAHLSELAVSMEDLL, from the coding sequence ATGAAAGCAACTGAAATTCTATACCAAGATCTTCGTTCATACTACCCTCAAATTCACTCCTCACGGTTAAAGACACTTTGTACTTTTATTGAGTCTGGGATTAAAGACCAAAGAGTATCAGTGACTTATCTAGGTCGAGGCTTAGAGTCAGGCTCTGTGACCACAAAAAAACATGACATTAAGCGAGCCGATCGCCTTATTGGTAATGCACACTTACACTGTGAGCGTCATGACTACTACGAGTATATGACCGAGCAATTAATTGGAAGAGAAAAGCACCCTATTATTTTAATCGATTGGTCTCCAATTAATGGTCAGGAAATCTATCAACTCTTGAGGGCGAGCATTCCAATGCGGAGAGGGTTAGTTTTATATGAAAAAACATTCCATGAAAGTGAACTCAACACAGAAAAAGCCCACCAGAGTTTCTTAGATGAGTTAGAGCAAGTGCTGCCTGAAGGATGCCAGCCCGTCATCACAACAGATGCTATCTATCGGTCACCTTGGTTTAAAGCCGTAGAGTTAAAAGGTTGGTATTGGATTGGCCGAGTACGAGGGCAAGTCTCACTATCTCAAGATAAGGAAACCTGGTACACAAGCTATCAATGGTTCAAGGCCGCGAAGGTAAACAAAGCTGAGCATCTTGGTGTACTTTACTACGGTAAGGTCGCTAAATTTAAGTGTGAAGGCGTATTATTTAAGCGGAATAAAAAGGGGCGTAGTGCTAAAAAAAAGCGAGGTGGGGTTTCGCAAAGAACAACCGATAAAACGCATGAAAAAGACGCTAATGAAGCATGGTTACTGGTTTTCAAGCTCCCTCCGAGATACAAAAATAACGCAAACATCGCGGTATCACTGTACCGTCAACGAATGCAGATAGAAGAGAATTTTAGAGATACTAAAAATGGCAAGCTGGGCATAAGTTTAGAATATGCAAATTCAGAATCAGTGGAAAGGTTTGACAATTTACTTCTTATTGCAGGGTTGATCTTATTTATCATCTGGTGCGTTGGAAGAGCCGCGGTAATGAAAAAAATTCATTATTCACTACAAGCTAATTCACTTAAATATCGGGCAGTATTATCCACGATTTACATTGGTCGAGAAGTTGTAAAAGACGGCAGATATACCATAACGATAGATGAATATGTTTACGTGCTAGCTCATTTATCAGAGCTAGCAGTTAGCATGGAGGATCTACTATGA